The genomic interval GTGGTTCCTAAACTTTGTTGTATATATGAGTGTTATCTAGGAGCAGGGATGGATACGTATGCTGTGGGTTCTGAACTCATAAAATTTGAGGGTaccctttttaaagaaaaagaatacaaattttaaaaatacaaagttagaTACAAGCTTTATACAAGTCCCATGGGGCCTGAAGTTTAAGCTTCATTAATTTCACAGTAAATCCACTTCTACTtagggagcttgttaaaaatcttaaaagtaaaggggcgcctgggtggtttagtcagttgagtgtctgactttggctcaggtcatgatctcacggctcatgagttcaagtcccatgtcaagctctgtgctgacagcctggagcctgcttcggattctgtgtctccctctgtctctgcctctctcttgctctctgtgtctctctgtctcaaaaataaataaacattaaaaaatatattttaaaaaatcttaaaagtaagaTTCCTGGCCCCATTCTAGACATTCTGATTGATTGTAGCTGAGGTtcagaaataatgtattttcaatAAGTACCCTATTTTGTTATGGCTGGGctgatgtctgtttttttttttttaatttttttttttaacatttgtttatttttgagaatcagagacagagcatgagcatgggaggggcagagagagagagggagacacagaattctaagcaggctccaggctttgaactgtcagcacagagcctgacatggtactcgaactcacagactgtgagatcatgacctgagccaaagctgaacgcttaactgactgagacacccaggtgcccatggctGGGCtgatgttaagaaaacaaaacagtagtaCAAATACCTACCTATTTCCTGACACATAAAAGAATTAGCAACATTTGCTTCATAACTGAAACAACTTCCTGTCTCCCAGCATGTGTACATTAACCTCATTTTTTCCCAGCAAAAGACGTAAACCCTACAGAGACCACTTTCCTTCTTGGGTTGAAATTCAAGCTGGGATTCAGCTGCCTCAGGTTCCTGgccttccttcctttgccttcTGCACAACCTCTGGCATTGGCATAGCTCTCTGGCTCCTCGGCATTGACCCTGAAGGGAGAAAATGGTGTTAATTTCAGGTGGCTTGTATGCATTTGGTTATCTTCCAAACCTCCTGTCAgggcatttaaagaaaatcatcttttttaaagaaaatattcagtcCCATTGGATCTTTCCTCCTGAGAGAATGTCCAAATACAACAGAGGAAAGGAACTCAAATTTAGCAagcacctcctatgtgccaggtgccTTTCACACAGGATCTTAATTAAAAATGCCATGAGAGGCTAATATCactagtcccattttacagatgagccaaATGACATTGGAGAAGTCAAGCAACTTTCTTAAAGCCACTCAGCCTAGTGAGTGTGAGTGGCAGGTCtactccaaagtccatgcttttTTCATTATGCCAACCTGCCTTTGGAACAGAAGAAAGTCTTTATAGATCAAGTCCAGGGACTCCATACATCAACAAACTTACAGGGCATGGGACTTCAAAAATGGCAAACACTATAATGGCGACTCCACTAAACAACAGGGTAACAGCAATCAGAAATTTGATCACAGTACtccatttctgcctcttctctaGATTCTCCTCTATGTCTAAAAGGAGAGAGACGagtagaagagggagaagagagaacctGAGAGAGGGAAGTGATTGACCCTCTGACTTGAAGGTCTTCTGGCTCCTCAGATTACTAGGCCCAGCCTGTTTCAGAGGCAATAGACTGGATTTCCAGTTCAGACTCAAGAGTCAGGAGTGGGGTGGGCATCATGGGTGCTGCTCTAACCTTCTTTTCAGCCTCTTCGCAATAAGTCACCTTCTCTGGGATTTGAGATTTGTCATAACCAAGTAGGAATGATTCTTGGCATTGCTttcagggaaggaagaggggtgggTGCACAGCAGTTCTGAACTTGTCTTTCAACAACTCCCTCTCAGGGTCTCTCCCCTTGTGCTTGACCGACGCACTGTGTGTGATTAGCAAATCACCTTTCCCATGCTCCTCTTGGCTTTAGTAAGGGATGAGGAGGAACAAAGGTGAATTGGCATTGCTTTTGGGTCAAAAGGCAAACTTGGGGCAAGTGGTTCATATGCattgttattattaatgttatattTACGTTTCTCCTGTTGGAACTGGGATGTAACCTAACCTGAAATCTACAGAATTTGTGTCATGGCCAATTTAGGGACAGCCATTTCCTAAAAACAGTGCAGATGAAAATATGCTCTTGGTTGTTGTTCTCACTGTAATGATGCTTAGTGTTTAAATGTTGTCTGCCTGTACATGCAATTGCTGGAATCACCTACCACACAAATACAATTCATTCTGTCCCTAAATCTGGCTGCAGGCTCACTTGTGTGGAAGTAAAAGCTTATTAATGGTGTCAAACTATTTCTGGGATCTTCTTTATAGAGAAGGTGGtttttttccataagaaatgGAGTGATTTTTCTAGTGTAAACTCCATGTAACTTCTCAACCCCccaaaaaatcctagaagacccAAACTTATGTTGGggctaaaaatgtttcttttcctttctgttcttgtCTCACCCCTACTTATTCTGTACCTTGTTTCAAAGGGCTAGAAAAATCATCaatatttgtagttttctctccttctttattcCCAGGAGttatggaggtggtggtgggaaaaGTCTCTGATGCAGTCCCCATCACTTCATAGACCTTACATTGGGGTGTCCCTGGTAAACAAGctataaaacaagaaagaagcaaTGAAAAGACAACCAAGAAAACTTCATCCTGCCTTTGCTGTACCTGACAAAACCTTATCTCTACCCAGCTGATACTAAACTTCTAATGTGGCCCCATTGATCTGTCCATAGGTTTAGGGTGTGGACACAAAATATGCCAAGAATAAATGAGGACAGAGATACTAGTAAGAGATACGGAGTAAATCCCCATGAGGCTTTGACTAACGTAGGATCGGAGTGAGGGAGTAGACCATACCTTGTTTATCATTCTTCAGCCTGTAATAATAACGATGGAGGGTGTAACACTGTtgaaatttttctcctttttttttttttttaatttttttaaacatttatttttgagacatagagagagagagcatgaacaggggagggtcagagaaagagggagacacagaatccgaaacaggctccaggctctgagctgtcagcacagagcccgacgcagggctcgaacccacggaccgcgagatcatgacccaagccgaagtcagacgctcaaccgactgagccacccaggcgcccctgcaagttttctcctttaaaaaagttGGCTCCAAAGTCCAAGGGATGATGTGAAATACCATAATTTGCCTTAATGACTGCTGCAAGTCTGTCTGACTAGAGTCTAAGTCAACTACTTTGAGAGCAGTttggggaaagcagagagaactGGAGGAAGGAAAGACCACCCAGCTTCATGCACTcctcaatttcattctttcagaaagcaaatatttttaaatgctatctaTTTTGTACCAGGGCTGCTTCAGTACTTTGGCTATATCAGTTGGATGCATTGGAGCAAGGGAACAAGCAACGGGGAGGGAAGGTTGAGGGGAGACTGGGAAACAGATGACAATAAATACAGTAAACTTTATGGTATGTTAGAAGGGAGTAAGtgctactaaaaagaaaaaaggcatagCAAGGTAAGGGAGCAGTCTGGGGGTGTGAGTGGGCAGTGGCTGGGCAACCTGTGATACAGGCTGGTTTCGttgaaaaaataagaagtaaGCCAAGACTTACAGGAGGTGAGGGATTGGCTAAGCACAGGCCTAGGAAAGCAGTGACGTAGGGGGAGTGATGTGGGCCCTGAGGCAGAATGAGTGTGTCTGACATATTATAGTTTTAGAGTAAAAACAAGGAGGCCAGTGAGATTGGAATGGAATGAGTACAGAACACTGTAGTAGGGGACGAAATTTCTAAAGGAAATGGGCCTATATCAGGAGACTTGGAGGCTAGTTTAAGGACTTTGGTTTTTATTCAGATTGAATGGGGATCCATCgcaaggttttgagcagaggagtgatggttgagtttgtttttaaaaggatcactAGACTGCTATGTTAGACTATAGGAGGCAAGGGTCAAAGCAGAGTAACCTGTTAGGAAGCTATTGCAGAAATCCAAATGAAAGACGATGGTGACTTAAACCAGCTGTGGAAGTGTTGAGACATGTATGGATTCTGGCTGTTGTCTGGTACTAACTTCACTTGGCTCCAGAATTGACCTACTCCAATTCATACACTGGTTCgttcctatttcatttttaatggtgtCTTATCACTGCTTATTAAATTAAGGTCTGTAAGTCCTACTTGACTTTTCTAAATTACTTTCCCAAGTCTTGATTAAGTCCATGTGAAAATGATAGTTGTTGACTTCAGAGGCCAGTGGCCAGAGTACTGGGCACTGCACATGAAATTACAAAGGAAGGAATAGTCCCTGATTTCACTTTAATCAGGAAGACAGTGTTGGCAAAGATaggcagagatggagagcaaACAggttcaaaaggaaaaatgaaattatatgaagtATTTTCAGCACGGTGCCAGTCAGTTCTCCGAAGTGATAACGTGTTCATGAGACAGAGGAGATGGAAGATAAACAAATCTCACTTTGGACAAGTCACATAAGTGCTCcatgttttggtttcctttctctGTAAGATGGTTATAATAAAGTAATTCTTGGTCTACCTATTTCACGGGGTAATGTgaagatcagaaacaaaaatgaggaaGCGTGTGTGAAAACACTTTGCAAACTTTGTGATATTAtgactgaaagagaaggaaaaacctaGTGATCCTCTAGTAGAACTATGCCCTCTAGCCACAGGGATAGATTTGTATTTCAATATGGCATGTCTTCCTACCTCCTTGGAGTCCCTGTTTCAGAGTCTACTTAAATTAGCTTCATCTGTCAGTGTATTTTCAGTTCTGCCTAAGTTTTGAAATTAACGTCCATCTATGTTGGCAGTTCTTGTAGGTCTCATCTGTTAGGTAATTGAGCATTTAGGTGGAGGACATCTGTAAATCCAAGCACTCCATTCCCAGTGATGCTGGAGTTGCagtattactttttctttagctAAGGATATTTGAGCAAGAATGCCCCTTTAAGGGCATACAAACTCCAAATGTATGAAATGGATAATTTAGGAGATGAGATGATGCTTTACTTTATCATAAAAGAATTTATGTTAAATAGGGAACAttaggtatatatatttaaatggaaatctCTCTTGGAGATTTTTCTGTAATAATATAAAGAGCTTATTTGGCAGGCCTTACATAATTCTGTTGAGTTTGTGCTTCAGACCTGAACCTCCCTTTTTATATCTAGAAATTATATCATCTGGCCAAATCTATTCTACAGCTGTAGAAACTAAGCACTgggagaaattaagtaacttgtcagAAATGATCATTAATAACAGAATAAACACTCATTTGGTGATATTCCTTCTATACCCCAGTGTCACATGGGGTAAACAATCATTAGGAGTTAGTTCACACTAATCAAATTCCAAAGAGCCAATCGATATACTAAATCTGTATactacagtttaaaaaaacttacataggagaggtgcttgggtggctcagttggttaagtgtctgactcttggtttcggctcaggtcatgatctcagtgtcatgagatccagcctccattgggctcctcactgagcatggagcctgcttaagattctctctctccttctgcccctaccctgcacTTGTGCACGcctactctctctaaaaaatgataataataaagtaaaatttaaaaaattacataggaGAATGTATCCATTAAATGATCAGGTAGGATTTTTCTCTTCTAGGTACCCTGTTCTAAATATATAGGTTCTTTTGAAATCTAATTAGAATTTTTTGACTAATACAGAATCTGAGCAATAAGAACTAGATGGTGTAAATTATCAGTGATAAAGACCTAATGAGTCATCTTTCTCCAccagaaagaaattttagaatatttgtaaTAGAGGATCTTTTCCTTGGCCAAATTCCATAAACAGTAATAAATAgtcttcttcttaaatttttctacGTTCCATGTTGAACCACGTCTTCTGACGACTAACTGTTGTAGTACATTCTCATCCTTACAGTTTCAAATTCCTATTTTGTTCTGTGCACATGTTCACAAACTGTCTTCTGATTGTTTCTGGGACAGCTTTCTGTGCAGACTGATGTCAACCATAGTGTTGTAATTTTAGAGGGCATCTCTTTTATGACCTTGTATATTtgaccatttatttaatttttttttttaaatacttatttatttttgagacagagagagacagagcatgaacaggggagggccagagagagagggagacacagaatctgaaacaggctccaggctctgagccgtcagcagagagcccgacgtggggctcgaactcacggactgtgagatcatgacctgagccgaagtcggacgcttaaccaactgagccacccaggcgccccttaatttttatttctacccTACTTGGAGTCTGACATCCTGCCATTCAATGTAAGTTTAAATTCAGAATAGGcagtttcacatttttaaatgagtgttATTTCACAAGTCCATTCATAAGTTGGTTGTTTGGAATTCATCATTGTTCCATAGAAATGTGTTGTGAATAACAGGTCTGCAAACTAATCCATAAACATCCATTTAATCTCTTTGACTGACTCACATAGTGCAGGGTATTAGCTTAAATTCTGCATTCAGGAAGCAATCACCATGccatgaaggaaggaggaagaaacatACCCAGGGAAAATTTTTGAATTACATCAGGTTGATCTCTGGCGTCCCTCCACCCCCTTAATCTCCCAGGTTTCCTTGTCCCAAATTTCTAAGAAATAGTTCCCTTAATTGCCTGAGTCCTACAATGCACACTATATCCAAATAAAATCCACCCTGTAGAGAGGGCTCTAGACTCCAGAATGACTTAAATTCACTATTATTGATACCTGCCATTGACTTAAGGGGGCGTGTCAACTGTTAGGAGGAAAACAATCTGGTTGAATTACTTTACATGAATATCAAGTGACCAAAACCCCCAAACACTatcagaatcttttaaaaaaatttttttaatgtttatttttgagagggagagacagagacagaatgtaagtggggtaggggcagatagagagggagacacagaatttgaagcaggttccaggctctgagctgttagcacagagcccgacgcagggcttgaactcacagactacgagatcatgacctgagctgaagttggacgattaaccaactgagctagaatcttttaactttttaataagagggttccccaccccccccccccccgccacattGTTACCATATGAACTTAGAAAGCACAATCAGGggaatgaaaacatttatgtcATGTGAGGATGTATAATTTACAGTACCTAGGCCACATCCCAAGAATCCACTTATTTGCCAATCTCTAGTTCTCTAAACAGAttgtagtttttaaagtttttttttcccattattctaCCTGGGAACCCTCAGTTTCTCTAAAAGtgtcaagttttatttttccagcagTGCAACAGTAGCATTGAGGGGATTGCCTATATGTAAAGGGAAACTGCCAAAACCATAAACTACTTGACAGACAGAAAGAAtgggtaggggaaggaaaggaggggagagcagagaaactTAAGGCTGATGTCAAGAACCATTACCCAGCAGTTGAGAGGGAACAGGCGTTCTCACAGTGtgggtagaaatgcaaaatggagtGACTGCTATGGAGGGTAATTTAGTAATAGCTATCAAACtttttttgaaagcttatttacttattttgagagagagagagctagcgatcagggaggggcagagagagagggagagagaatctcaagcaggctccacactatcagcacttTTCACTGTAAATCTGTGCAGTTTAAGTATTTTACGGTCTGCAttcaatataaattaaattcaaataaccATTCTCAAAAGAAGAcctatcggggtgcctgggtggctcagtcgattgagtgtctgacagctcatgggtttgagcccagcgtcagtctctgtgctgacagctcagagcctggagcctgcttcagattctgtgtctctctctctcttcctgcccgtaccctgcttgcactctgtctctttcaaaaataaaacattaaatttttttaaaaaataagatatttaagatCTGGGCTGGGAATAGGGGAGATGGGCCTCTTTTAAAGGTACAGAGTATCTGGAATGACAAAATGATTTTTCAGAAAGGGCCCATTCGCTACCTTGCATTAGTACATCCCTTCTCACATCCTTTGGGAAGAGCCCAGGCAGCTGTTCCACATGGCAGCTGCTATCTTTGAGTtcgccggggggtggggggtggggcgggaggggaagaaacaaaaaaaaggtcaGGATTTACAATTTATTGGGTACTCTTTAGAATTACAAGTATTGGAGAGGGAGATGCAAAAGAATACAGTTCCTTCTCATATAACTTGCAATTGGTGAGATCAAACACTATCAAAAAAGATTTtaggggcatcttggtggctcagttggttaagtgtccgactttggctcaggtcacggtctcgcggtttgtgagttcgagccccacatcaggctctgtgctgacagctcggagcctggagcttggtttggattctgtgtctccctctctctctgcccctcccctgctcgctcgctcactctctcaaaaaataaacataaaagattttAACAATATACAAGTAGGAGTTAGCCTAGCTCAAAGAAAACTGAGTACCAATCCATTACATTTAGGGggaagaaaaggtaaaattgatttaaatgaaattaataagcTAATGAAAAGACTAATCAACCCATTCCTTCAAGCGCTGCTTATCTCTTCTCCTTGCTCTGCCctcttatattaaaatattttttaatttcatttatttatttggagagagacagagcacaagcaggggaagggcagagagagggaaggagaaagaatccgaagctggctccacctgtcagcacagagcccgacgtggggtcgatctcacaaactatgaggttatgacccaagccaaaatcaaaagtcagacatttaactgagtcacccaggagcccctgctttcttatattaaaactcttgagggacgcctgggtggctcagtcaattgagcatccgactcttgattttggcttcagtcatgatcccagggttgtgagatcaagtgcCACATCTTGCTCctcactgaacatggagcctgcttaagattgtctctctctctcctgctctgcgcctctctcctggcctcaaaaaaacaaaacaaaacaaaaacaaacaaaacaacaaaaccaacaaaacccaaaccctttTGGAAGTTTATTAAAGGTAACTTTGAACAAGGTATCTCTTCAGGTTTCCATGAAACCATATAGGTCATAGTTTATGCTTTTGGCACATAACTCACAAGGTGTAGTgagttttcttcatctgttaaatgtaCTGAACTGCACTTTGAATGCTACATCTTGACTGTTTGGCCTTAACTCTGATTAGGTAATTTCAGAGATGAAATGTTTGGACACTTTGAAAAAAaccatgttttaaataaacagtTATCAGAGAGCAGCAAATGGTACCATTCCACCCTCCCACCCTTACTCGGACCTTTCCTATCCTAAGAGCATCCCCAACTGTTTGGATGTACCaccttagaaaaagaaagacagcatCTTATAAGGGTTATGAATTTGGGAGTCTTAGGTGTTGATAATACTGAAACTGTGACAGCACCCTCCAGTAAAGAAAGCCATCTATCACTGAGAGGACTTTCAATGTTAGTTACATGAATAAGACAGAAGGATGCATCACATTCTCTAAAGACTTCTCACCATGAAACAACTATCTGAGTTAAATAAGTTACAGTCCTGCCTAGAAGAAAGAGAATACGGGGGATGACCGTAAAATATCACCTACTGAATAGTGGCTTTATTTCTATCTGGTAGAATGGACCCGCAAACACATTCTAGGGCTCTCTGGATTTTCTTAGATACGAGGTTAcagaaatgcttttctttctttctttctttctttctttctttctttctttctttctttctttcttttagagtttatttattttgagagagacagagtgagtgggggaggggcagagagagagagaggagagagagggaaacagaggatccaaggctGGCTcaacactgacagcagtgagcccaatgcggggctcgaacccacgaactgcaagattatgacctgagctgaagttggacacactcaactgactgatccacccaggctccctgttcTTACCTTTCTTGCTAACATCACAGAATATAATGATTAGGCTGAAAACCAAGATGGTATCCATGTTAGCTTGAGCACATGCTTCTTAAATAGCCCCTTAGTTTTCATGCTAGGTGCTCTTACTGCCCTGGAACCAAGTTTGACCCTGGGAGAGTCTGGTTCCACCCTAACTATTTTGCCCCATTCCCTAAGATCTAGTAATAGAGGTGATTGGAGAGAGGACCAAATGTGCCTGTTAATGATTGACTCAAAAAGTCTTCCTCTGACTTCACTGCTGGTGCCAACATAAGGAACTGTAATTACCTAGAGGTTTCCCTAGAATGAAGGACATAAACACTCAGTAATAAGGTTTGCAAATGCTTGCAGATGGACACATAGACATTCACGTGCATGCTCACTGACACAGGCTTACAGATTTATACACTGACATTAAGAGATGTAGAGATTTATATTAAGCAAGGTGATTTCAAGAATAGAGCAGGAAACTAGGACTGAATGAGTTAGTGAATTATATGGGAGAGAGCACTGGACTAGGAATTGATGGAATTGGGTTTTAGCGTAAGCCCTGTTATTAACTATGTCACCTTGAGAAATTTGCTTGAGTTCtctaaatctcagttttctcctctataaCTAGAGAATTCCAAACAAATAATCCCTAGAATTTATTCAGTTACATGCATAAACTCGCATTAGCACAAACATACCTACCgagtttttcacattttcacaccCCTGAATAGTGAAGTGAGTATAGGTAGACCACATTGCACCATGACTGTTGCATTGAGAGGTGGTGAGGAAGTGCTAAGAACACTGGGAGAGTGATTCTGTCTGAAGTTTGGGAAGGCTTTCCTAGACAGATGACTGttgttgaagatttttcttttttttttttttttttttaagttttatttatttgggagggggggcagagagagagagaatcccaagcaggccctatgctgtcagcacagagcctgacatggggcttgagctcatgaactgtgaggtcatgacctgagctgagatcaagagtcagacgctcaactgactgagccacccaggtgcccctgaaaatttttctaaaattgtgtCTTTTAGcaaagagtatatatatatatatatctggtaTACTCTGTAGACTTTGTGATAGCATAGATAGGTGGATCATACAACAGAAGTGAAGATCTACTCAGATCCTCTGCCTAAGTCAAGAGTCTTTGCAGTCTTTCTACTCACTGTAAATTTAATTGATTGAAGCCAACATAGGTTGGACTATGTGTAAGAAGGTCCTGGAGCCTGACACTCTGATAATGGTGTGAAGGGAGCTTGAGTCAAGGGACTTTCCATGAGGGAGTTCATGAGATCCAAGGCAAATCAGAATTTAGATATTACCCTGTTTCCTGGCATTTTAATTCAGGTTGAAATCTGGCTGAATTTAGCTCAAGGGAAATCTTGATGGGGAAACAGAATGGAAAGAGGTGTCACCAAAGGATAGCATGTTGCCTGAAATGTGGAAGAAGTGCTGAGCTTTCAACCATGGTGCCTTTCACTTGTTTATTCAACAAGTGCTGTGGCCAGCCACTATTCTAGCAGTGAGCCAGACCAAGTCTGTGTTCACATGAAATGATGGGAAGCAGACTATAAACACAGTTGAAAACAAACTAGTGCAGAGGGCTAATGATAATAT from Panthera leo isolate Ple1 chromosome E1, P.leo_Ple1_pat1.1, whole genome shotgun sequence carries:
- the CE1H17orf78 gene encoding LOW QUALITY PROTEIN: uncharacterized protein C17orf78 homolog (The sequence of the model RefSeq protein was modified relative to this genomic sequence to represent the inferred CDS: substituted 1 base at 1 genomic stop codon); translated protein: MDTILVFSLIIIFCDVSKKELKDSSCHVEQLPGLFPKDVRRDVLMQACLPGTPQCKVYEVMGTASETFPTTTSITPGNKEGEKTTNIDDFSSPLKQEENLEKRQKWSTVIKFLIAVTLLFSGVAIIVFAIFEVPCPGQCRGARELCQCQRLCRRQRKEGQEPEAAESQLEFQPKKESGLYTTPLFQHGCFKASFPARSVGXDALKSSSPKRAAGITVIHETYF